One stretch of Lemur catta isolate mLemCat1 chromosome 2, mLemCat1.pri, whole genome shotgun sequence DNA includes these proteins:
- the SLC12A9 gene encoding solute carrier family 12 member 9 isoform X2 — protein sequence MASESSPLLAYRLLGEEGAAFSANGAGGPGGPSARKLSTFLGVVVPTVLSMFSIVVFLRIVMISRTLGPEVGGSIGLMFYLANVCGCAVSLLGLVEAVLDVFGADATGSGGLRVLPQGYGWSLLYGSLLLGLVGGVCTLGAGLYARASFLTFLLVSGSLASVLVSFVAVGPRDIPLPPRPGPNGSSLPPWFGHFTGFNSSTLKDNLGAGYAEDYTTGAMMTFASVFAVLFNGCTGIMAGANMSGELKDPSRAIPLGTIIAVAYTFFIYILLFFLSSFTCDRTLLQKDYGFFRAISLWPPLVLIGIYATSLSASMSSLIGASRILHALARDDLFGVILAPAKVVSRGGNPWGAVLYSWGLVQLVLLAGKLNTLAAVVTVFYLVAYAAVDLSCLSLEWASAPNFRPTFSLFSWHTCLLGVASCLLMMFLISPGAAGGSLLLMGLLSALLTARGGPSSWGYVSQALLFHQVRKYLLRLDVRKDHVKFWRPQLLLLVGNPRGALPLLRLANQLKKGGLYVLGHVTLGDLDSLPSDPVQPQYGAWLSLVDRAQVKAFVDLTLSPSVRQGAQHLLRISGLGGMKPNTLVLGFYDDTPPQDHFLADPAFSEPVDSTREGGSPALSTLFPPPRAPGSPRALSPQDYVATVADALKMNKNVVLARACGDLPPERLSRGSGGTSQLHHVDVWPLNLLRPRGGPGYVDVCGLFLLQMATILGMVPAWHSARLRIFLCLGPREAPGAAEGRLRALLSKLRIRAEVQEVVWGEGAGAPAPEEEEEGDFVNSGLGDTEAEALARSANALVRAQQGRGTGGGPGGPEAGRDDVGPATALTFLYLPRPPADPARYPHYLALLETLSHDLGPTLLIHGVTPVTCTDL from the exons ATGGCCAGCGAGAGCTCTCCTCTGTTGGCCTACCGgctcctgggggaggagggggctgcctTCTCTGCCAATGGGGCCGGGGGTCCTGGAGGGCCATCTGCCCGGAAGCTGTCCACCttcctgggtgtggtggtgcccacTGTCCTGTCCATGTTCAGTATAGTTGTCTTCCTGAGGATTG TCATGATTAGCCGGACCCTGGGGCCTGAGGTCGGGGGCAGCATTGGCCTCATGTTCTACCTGGCGAACGTCTGTGGCTGTGCCGTCTCCCTGCTGGGACTCGTGGAAGCCGTGCTCGATGTCTTCGGGGCTG ATGCCACAGGGTCCGGTGGGCTCcgggtcctgccccagggctaTGGCTGGAGCCTGCTCTACGGTTCCCTGCTGCTGGGCCTCGTTGGTGGGGTCTGCACGCTGGGAGCTGGCCTCTACGCCCGGGCCTCCTTCCTTACATTCCTGCTGGTCTCCGGCTCCCTGGCCTCCGTGCTGGTCAGCTTTGTGGCTGTGGGGCCCAGGGACATCCCCCTGCCTCCTCGGCCTGGCCCCAATGGCTCTTCCCTGCCACCCTGGTTTGGCCACTTCACCGGCTTTAACAGCAGCACCCTGAAGGACAACCTTGGTG CTGGCTACGCTGAGGACTACACCACGGGGGCCATGATGACCTTTGCCAGCGTCTTTGCTGTCCTCTTTAATGGCTGCACAGGCATCATGGCTGGGGCCAACATGTCAG GAGAGCTGAAGGACCCCAGCCGGGCGATTCCCCTGGGCACGATTATCGCTGTCGCCTATACCTTTTTCATCTATAtcctgcttttcttcctctccagCTTCACCTGTGACAG GACCCTGCTGCAAAAAGACTATGGGTTCTTCCGTGCCATCAGCCTGTGGCCACCATTGGTGTTGATTGGCATCTATGCCACGTCACTCTCGGCATCCATGAGCTCACTCATAGGCGCCTCTCGCATCCTCCACGCCCTGGCCCGGGATGACCTCTTTG GAGTGATCTTGGCACCAGCCAAGGTTGTGTCCCGAGGGGGAAACCCCTGGGGGGCTGTACTGTATTCCTGGGGCCTAGTGCAG CTGGTGCTCCTTGCTGGGAAGCTGAACACACTGGCCGCTGTAGTCACCGTCTTCTACTTGGTGGCCTATGCTGCAGTGGACCTGTCCTGCCTGAGCTTGGAGTGGGCCTCAGCCCCCAACTTCCG CCCCACCTTCAGCCTGTTCTCCTGGCATACCTGCCTGCTGGGCGTGGCCTCCTGTCTGCTCATGATGTTTCTCATCAGCCCCGGGGCCGCCGGCGGCTCCCTGCTCCTCATGGGCCTGCTTTCTGCCCTGCTCACGGCTCGTGGGGGCCCCAGCAGCTGGGGCTATGTCAGCCAGGCCTTGCTTTTCCACCAG gtgcGAAAGTACCTGCTCCGGCTGGACGTCCGGAAGGATCACGTGAAGTTCTGGCGGCCCCAGCTCCTGCTCCTGGTGGGAAACCCCCGGGGTGCCCTACCTCTGCTGCGGTTGGCCAACCAGCTCAAGAAAGGGGGACTCTACGTGCTGGGGCATGTCACCCTGGGAGACCTCG ACTCCCTGCCCTCAGACCCTGTGCAGCCACAGTACGGGGCGTGGCTGAGCCTGGTGGACCGGGCCCAGGTGAAGGCCTTTGTGGACCTGACCCTCTCACCCTCCGTGCGCCAGGGAGCTCAGCATCTGCTGCGAATCTCAGGCCTGG gtgGCATGAAGCCCAACACGCTGGTTCTGGGTTTCTACGATGACACGCCACCACAAGACCATTTCCTGGCAGATCCAGCTTTCTCTGAGCCTGTGGACAGCACCAGGGAGGGTGGGTCCCCAGCCTTGAGCACCTTGTTTCCTCCACCCCGGGCTCCTGGGAGTCCCCGGGCGCTCAGTCCCCAGGACTACGTGGCCACTGTGGCAGATGCCCTCAAGATGAACAAGAATGTGGTTCTGGCCCGAGCCTGTGGGGACTTGCCCCCTGAGCGGCTGAGCCGGGGGTCTGGGGGGACCTCTCAGTTGCATCACGTGGACGTGTGGCCCCTCAACCTGCTTCGGCCCCGGGGTGGGCCCGGCTACGTGGACGTCTGTGGCCTCTTCTTGCTGCAGATGGCAACCATCTTGGGCATGGTGCCTGCTTGGCACAGTGCCCGGCTAAGGATCTTCCTGTGCCTGGGGCCTCGGGAGGCCCCTGGGGCGGCCGAGGGGCGACTCCGGGCACTGCTGAGCAAACTGAGGATCCGGGCAGAGGTGCAGGAGgtggtgtggggtgagggggctGGAGCCCCGGccccagaagaggaggaggagggggacttTGTGAACAGTGGGCTGGGAGACACCGAAGCAGAAGCTCTGGCACGCAGTGCCAACGCCCTCGTTCGGGCCCAGCAGGGGCGAGGGACAGGAGGAGGGCCCGGTGGGCCCGAGGCTGGCAGGGATGACGTGGGGCCTGCCACGGCTCTCACTTTCCTATACCTGCCTCGGCCGCCTGCGGATCCCGCCCGCTACCCCCACTACCTGGCGCTGCTGGAGACTCTGAGCCATGACCTCGGCCCCACGCTGCTCATCCATGGTGTCACCCCTGTCACCTGCACTGATCTTTGA
- the SLC12A9 gene encoding solute carrier family 12 member 9 isoform X1 codes for MASESSPLLAYRLLGEEGAAFSANGAGGPGGPSARKLSTFLGVVVPTVLSMFSIVVFLRIGFVVGHAGLLQALAMLLVAYFILVLTVLSVCAIATNGAVQGGGAYFMISRTLGPEVGGSIGLMFYLANVCGCAVSLLGLVEAVLDVFGADATGSGGLRVLPQGYGWSLLYGSLLLGLVGGVCTLGAGLYARASFLTFLLVSGSLASVLVSFVAVGPRDIPLPPRPGPNGSSLPPWFGHFTGFNSSTLKDNLGAGYAEDYTTGAMMTFASVFAVLFNGCTGIMAGANMSGELKDPSRAIPLGTIIAVAYTFFIYILLFFLSSFTCDRTLLQKDYGFFRAISLWPPLVLIGIYATSLSASMSSLIGASRILHALARDDLFGVILAPAKVVSRGGNPWGAVLYSWGLVQLVLLAGKLNTLAAVVTVFYLVAYAAVDLSCLSLEWASAPNFRPTFSLFSWHTCLLGVASCLLMMFLISPGAAGGSLLLMGLLSALLTARGGPSSWGYVSQALLFHQVRKYLLRLDVRKDHVKFWRPQLLLLVGNPRGALPLLRLANQLKKGGLYVLGHVTLGDLDSLPSDPVQPQYGAWLSLVDRAQVKAFVDLTLSPSVRQGAQHLLRISGLGGMKPNTLVLGFYDDTPPQDHFLADPAFSEPVDSTREGGSPALSTLFPPPRAPGSPRALSPQDYVATVADALKMNKNVVLARACGDLPPERLSRGSGGTSQLHHVDVWPLNLLRPRGGPGYVDVCGLFLLQMATILGMVPAWHSARLRIFLCLGPREAPGAAEGRLRALLSKLRIRAEVQEVVWGEGAGAPAPEEEEEGDFVNSGLGDTEAEALARSANALVRAQQGRGTGGGPGGPEAGRDDVGPATALTFLYLPRPPADPARYPHYLALLETLSHDLGPTLLIHGVTPVTCTDL; via the exons ATGGCCAGCGAGAGCTCTCCTCTGTTGGCCTACCGgctcctgggggaggagggggctgcctTCTCTGCCAATGGGGCCGGGGGTCCTGGAGGGCCATCTGCCCGGAAGCTGTCCACCttcctgggtgtggtggtgcccacTGTCCTGTCCATGTTCAGTATAGTTGTCTTCCTGAGGATTG GGTTTGTGGTGGGGCACGCTGGGCTGCTGCAGGCGTTGGCCATGCTGCTGGTTGCCTACTTCATCCTGGTGCTCACTGTCCTCTCGGTCTGCGCCATCGCCACCAATGGAGCCGTGCAGGGGGGTGGAGCCTACT TCATGATTAGCCGGACCCTGGGGCCTGAGGTCGGGGGCAGCATTGGCCTCATGTTCTACCTGGCGAACGTCTGTGGCTGTGCCGTCTCCCTGCTGGGACTCGTGGAAGCCGTGCTCGATGTCTTCGGGGCTG ATGCCACAGGGTCCGGTGGGCTCcgggtcctgccccagggctaTGGCTGGAGCCTGCTCTACGGTTCCCTGCTGCTGGGCCTCGTTGGTGGGGTCTGCACGCTGGGAGCTGGCCTCTACGCCCGGGCCTCCTTCCTTACATTCCTGCTGGTCTCCGGCTCCCTGGCCTCCGTGCTGGTCAGCTTTGTGGCTGTGGGGCCCAGGGACATCCCCCTGCCTCCTCGGCCTGGCCCCAATGGCTCTTCCCTGCCACCCTGGTTTGGCCACTTCACCGGCTTTAACAGCAGCACCCTGAAGGACAACCTTGGTG CTGGCTACGCTGAGGACTACACCACGGGGGCCATGATGACCTTTGCCAGCGTCTTTGCTGTCCTCTTTAATGGCTGCACAGGCATCATGGCTGGGGCCAACATGTCAG GAGAGCTGAAGGACCCCAGCCGGGCGATTCCCCTGGGCACGATTATCGCTGTCGCCTATACCTTTTTCATCTATAtcctgcttttcttcctctccagCTTCACCTGTGACAG GACCCTGCTGCAAAAAGACTATGGGTTCTTCCGTGCCATCAGCCTGTGGCCACCATTGGTGTTGATTGGCATCTATGCCACGTCACTCTCGGCATCCATGAGCTCACTCATAGGCGCCTCTCGCATCCTCCACGCCCTGGCCCGGGATGACCTCTTTG GAGTGATCTTGGCACCAGCCAAGGTTGTGTCCCGAGGGGGAAACCCCTGGGGGGCTGTACTGTATTCCTGGGGCCTAGTGCAG CTGGTGCTCCTTGCTGGGAAGCTGAACACACTGGCCGCTGTAGTCACCGTCTTCTACTTGGTGGCCTATGCTGCAGTGGACCTGTCCTGCCTGAGCTTGGAGTGGGCCTCAGCCCCCAACTTCCG CCCCACCTTCAGCCTGTTCTCCTGGCATACCTGCCTGCTGGGCGTGGCCTCCTGTCTGCTCATGATGTTTCTCATCAGCCCCGGGGCCGCCGGCGGCTCCCTGCTCCTCATGGGCCTGCTTTCTGCCCTGCTCACGGCTCGTGGGGGCCCCAGCAGCTGGGGCTATGTCAGCCAGGCCTTGCTTTTCCACCAG gtgcGAAAGTACCTGCTCCGGCTGGACGTCCGGAAGGATCACGTGAAGTTCTGGCGGCCCCAGCTCCTGCTCCTGGTGGGAAACCCCCGGGGTGCCCTACCTCTGCTGCGGTTGGCCAACCAGCTCAAGAAAGGGGGACTCTACGTGCTGGGGCATGTCACCCTGGGAGACCTCG ACTCCCTGCCCTCAGACCCTGTGCAGCCACAGTACGGGGCGTGGCTGAGCCTGGTGGACCGGGCCCAGGTGAAGGCCTTTGTGGACCTGACCCTCTCACCCTCCGTGCGCCAGGGAGCTCAGCATCTGCTGCGAATCTCAGGCCTGG gtgGCATGAAGCCCAACACGCTGGTTCTGGGTTTCTACGATGACACGCCACCACAAGACCATTTCCTGGCAGATCCAGCTTTCTCTGAGCCTGTGGACAGCACCAGGGAGGGTGGGTCCCCAGCCTTGAGCACCTTGTTTCCTCCACCCCGGGCTCCTGGGAGTCCCCGGGCGCTCAGTCCCCAGGACTACGTGGCCACTGTGGCAGATGCCCTCAAGATGAACAAGAATGTGGTTCTGGCCCGAGCCTGTGGGGACTTGCCCCCTGAGCGGCTGAGCCGGGGGTCTGGGGGGACCTCTCAGTTGCATCACGTGGACGTGTGGCCCCTCAACCTGCTTCGGCCCCGGGGTGGGCCCGGCTACGTGGACGTCTGTGGCCTCTTCTTGCTGCAGATGGCAACCATCTTGGGCATGGTGCCTGCTTGGCACAGTGCCCGGCTAAGGATCTTCCTGTGCCTGGGGCCTCGGGAGGCCCCTGGGGCGGCCGAGGGGCGACTCCGGGCACTGCTGAGCAAACTGAGGATCCGGGCAGAGGTGCAGGAGgtggtgtggggtgagggggctGGAGCCCCGGccccagaagaggaggaggagggggacttTGTGAACAGTGGGCTGGGAGACACCGAAGCAGAAGCTCTGGCACGCAGTGCCAACGCCCTCGTTCGGGCCCAGCAGGGGCGAGGGACAGGAGGAGGGCCCGGTGGGCCCGAGGCTGGCAGGGATGACGTGGGGCCTGCCACGGCTCTCACTTTCCTATACCTGCCTCGGCCGCCTGCGGATCCCGCCCGCTACCCCCACTACCTGGCGCTGCTGGAGACTCTGAGCCATGACCTCGGCCCCACGCTGCTCATCCATGGTGTCACCCCTGTCACCTGCACTGATCTTTGA